In Methanothermobacter sp., the genomic stretch CGTTCCAGAACTTTTCAATGAAATTCACGATTTCACTGTGCTTCCCGCTCACCACTATTTTTGAACTGTTTGATTGAATTTCAGGATTTTTTATGTACTTGTAAATTGAAACATCCCCTGAAACAAAGCATGTCTTGAAATGCGGGTTAAAGGGTACGTATAGTCCAAGACCCTTCTTGTGCATTGCATCTGACATGTAAACATAGCTTATGTTGTTCTTTTCGATCAGGTAACATGCTTCAGATGGCAGCGAAGATTCAAATATTGCGGACACATCATTTTTAACTGCCATGTTCTCTACAATGGAAGGGGCATCCCCCATGAAACCCTTATAAACTGTGTTTTCGAGGAGCACATCTCTTCGATGAGTATTTCCAATTAGGAGATATGAATCTTCAAGTGTTGATAAGAAAACAGCATCTGAAGGTGTATTTGTGTTTATCCATTTAAAGGCGGCGTTTTGCTGGACTGTTGGTGTAACTACACTGGCATATCCGATGGCAGCTCCCTGAATCACAGGTGTTAAAATCAGGAATATAAAGACCACTTTCTTTATGAGCGGGCCAATGTTCCATCTAAAGAGGGGATAATATTTAAGGCTTTCTGAGTTGTCCAGTTTCATTTTAACTTCGCTGAAAGCATACCCTGCTATTAGAGATAGGGGTATTGCTGCATAGGGATCCCTGAACCTGAAGGAATAGGTGCCTATTATCATGAATAGGGCAGCCCATATTATAAGAAATTTATGAATGGGATTCTTTGATCTCAAAAGCATGGATGCGGCGTAAAGTCCAAGTACCAGCTGAAGAACACCCATCCATTTTGGGAATCCCAGTATTGTAACTGGAACTGCCTGGAACCTCTCAGCGAAAATTATGAATTCAAGAATTCCAAGTGCTACCAGGATAAATACTAATCCGAATTCAACTGGTCTTTTTTTGAATGAAGGGATGAGGAACGTTGCAAGAAGGATGATAATGCCAATTGCGAGAAAAATCCACCCTCGGTGGGTGAATATATAAATGCCAAATAATAGTAAAGCCCACATTATATACTTTAATTCACCCCTGAAAAGGTTCAGAAATCCTCCAAGTTCAAATTTATCAATATCCGGGTAACCAGGGACGGTTTTGATGTATTTGATAATCATGTAAAGGATTCCAGTGGTTAGAAGTAGCCCCATGGATTCCGGTATAAAGATTGATGTTCTTGTAACAAAGGAGGGAACCATTGAAAATAGGAATGCTGAAAGAAGAGCAATCTCCTCATTCGAAAATACTTCATTGGCGACCATGTACATTACAATAACAGCCAGGGTTCCAAGAAGGGGCCCCAGGAGGAAAAAAACAAGCTCTGTTTTGAATAACATGTAAAGGGCCGCACCAATCATATGGTATAAGGGAGGGTATCCATATGCTTTTAATCCCATAAGAGAAGGTATATCATGGCCTATTATAGTGGGACCCTGGCTTACTATTCTCATTACCAGGTCATGATGTACATAGGCGTCGTTACCAGCCAGTGAATATGTTCTGCTGGGTATGAGCCGTACTGTGAATGCAACAACTGCTATGATTAACAGATAGAGTCTTCTCTTCTGGACATCATTTAACAAAGAATCACCTGGAAATTTTTTAATAGAGTCAGGAGGGTTATAGTATATTTTTGAGCATCTTTAGAATTTTAGGATAATGCCTTAGTATTTTAAGAAGTGATATTTTTGAGATGGAATTTAAATCTTTTCCATCAAAGGATCCTATTAGTGTATCCAGTTCATCATCACTTAAACTTTCAAGTACTTTTCTAAATTTAAGTGATCTATCAAGGTTTTTACCTATCTGCTCACGCCATGTGTCTTCATACTTTGAGAGGAAGGCGGCATCGGTTCTCTGTGATTCAATCGCGTCAGTCGCTACATCCGCGGCTATCGTCGCGCACTCTGCTGCAACGTGTATACCACCACCTGTGAGAGGATCGACCTGACCGGCTGCGTCACCGACGACAAGCAGGCCGTCTGTGTATGTCTTTCTGATGGGGCCGCCAACGGGTACAGCACCTGCATTGAACTCCAGCCTGCTACATCCTGCCCTGGAGATGAACCTGTTAAGGTAGTGTAGCGGACCATTATCAGAGCATCTTGTTCTCCTTACACCCACACCAACATTCGCCCGCCCATCACCCTTTGGGAAGACCCAGAGGTAACCTGATGGAGCAAAAACACTCCCGAAATAGAATTCCATGGTTTCATCGTCCACATCGAAACCGGTGACCTCATACTGGGCACAGGAGCACAGTTCTCCCGGTCTGAAACGTGTATTAAGCCCCGCCATCCGGCCAACACATGACTGAATGCCGTCTGCTGCAATTACAATACCTGATTTAACCTCACAGGTTCCATCAGGACCCCTGAATTTAACACCGGAGACTGATCCCTCATGGAACATTAGATCTTTTACCCGGGACCCTGCAAGTACATCCGCCCCGGCTTCAGCGGCACGCAGAGCTAGATATTTATCAAAAATCTTCCTTTCGATGATGTAACCCCTTATAATCGGGTTTCCGGTGGTTATGCTTGCACCGTATGGTCCATTGATTGTAGCAGCGGTTATTCTTGTACATGTGAACTCAGGGAGGGGTTTTATGTCTGTCGATTTAAAGAAACTGTCACTCACTCCACCGGCGCACTGTACGGGGGTCCCTATTTCAGGGTTTCCTTCGAGCAGAAGGACCTGCAGACCATTTTTTGCTGCCTGGTATGCGGCTATGGAGCCTGCCACACGACCCCCGACGACAACAAGGTCATACTTCATCCTCACACCCCATTGCATCCACAGGGCAGACTGCAGCACAGGCAAGACACTCCCGGCACCCATCCCCTATAAGGAGGGTATCCTCCAGTTCCAGGGCACCTGATGGACAGACATTCACACAGGCACCGCAGTGCATACACCTTGATGGATCGTGTTTCAATGAATCACCCACTAGATTTATGGACACCCTATTAATTAATTATTGGTGATGATAATGGCCACCGTTAAATTAATATATGACTTTTTACTACTAATCAATTACCATGCAGGGGTGCCCGAGCGGCCAAAGGGGGAGGACTTAAGATCCTCTGGCGCAGGCCTTCGAGGGTTCGAATCCCTTCCCCTGCACTAGAGTTTTTAGCTGTTCTGAAATTGAAATTGGTTGCCTTAGTGGCTCAGGTGGTAGAGCGATGCCTTGGTAAGGCATAGGTCGGGGGTTCGAATCCCCCCTAAGGCTTTTTCATTGATTTTTAAGGTGTTTTAATGGAGAAGAAAATTGCTCAGATTTCGGACATACATTTTGGTGAAAAGAATTTCTCCAGCAAACTCATGGAGAATCTTCTGGTACAGCTTCAGGAGGAGAATCCTGACATAATAGTTGTTTCAGGTGACCTCACCACGGAGGGTTATGCCCACGAGTATGAACTTGCGGCTGCATTTGCAGATGAGCTGCGCTCAATCACATCAACATATA encodes the following:
- a CDS encoding STT3 domain-containing protein; amino-acid sequence: MLNDVQKRRLYLLIIAVVAFTVRLIPSRTYSLAGNDAYVHHDLVMRIVSQGPTIIGHDIPSLMGLKAYGYPPLYHMIGAALYMLFKTELVFFLLGPLLGTLAVIVMYMVANEVFSNEEIALLSAFLFSMVPSFVTRTSIFIPESMGLLLTTGILYMIIKYIKTVPGYPDIDKFELGGFLNLFRGELKYIMWALLLFGIYIFTHRGWIFLAIGIIILLATFLIPSFKKRPVEFGLVFILVALGILEFIIFAERFQAVPVTILGFPKWMGVLQLVLGLYAASMLLRSKNPIHKFLIIWAALFMIIGTYSFRFRDPYAAIPLSLIAGYAFSEVKMKLDNSESLKYYPLFRWNIGPLIKKVVFIFLILTPVIQGAAIGYASVVTPTVQQNAAFKWINTNTPSDAVFLSTLEDSYLLIGNTHRRDVLLENTVYKGFMGDAPSIVENMAVKNDVSAIFESSLPSEACYLIEKNNISYVYMSDAMHKKGLGLYVPFNPHFKTCFVSGDVSIYKYIKNPEIQSNSSKIVVSGKHSEIVNFIEKFWNGYSYSEAGGMSYTDPAEDLEFGSLFKGSYDSNAMIAALYIELGNMKSEEKLSTRGEYLLRWLSYKQMDNGSFPGGMPPSEYTLSTLQTIYPLMNLKSDESQKIVKRGLKFVDSQVNGDEINISPGKKSSVFIGTDYLKLKTEAQVAGMYPSGKREVIYSVINKQGYDGAWSPRAYENIGILKGLALYYTSTNDSKTLDSMKKGAKWLKDHQNPDGSFQGDGNDNIYCISHYSDAALIYSLTGENNSMQKTIEYVMNKGVKNDPTPLRSFLTFIWDMRFIYGSDRALGMAEQLLNG
- a CDS encoding NAD(P)/FAD-dependent oxidoreductase, with amino-acid sequence MKYDLVVVGGRVAGSIAAYQAAKNGLQVLLLEGNPEIGTPVQCAGGVSDSFFKSTDIKPLPEFTCTRITAATINGPYGASITTGNPIIRGYIIERKIFDKYLALRAAEAGADVLAGSRVKDLMFHEGSVSGVKFRGPDGTCEVKSGIVIAADGIQSCVGRMAGLNTRFRPGELCSCAQYEVTGFDVDDETMEFYFGSVFAPSGYLWVFPKGDGRANVGVGVRRTRCSDNGPLHYLNRFISRAGCSRLEFNAGAVPVGGPIRKTYTDGLLVVGDAAGQVDPLTGGGIHVAAECATIAADVATDAIESQRTDAAFLSKYEDTWREQIGKNLDRSLKFRKVLESLSDDELDTLIGSFDGKDLNSISKISLLKILRHYPKILKMLKNIL
- a CDS encoding 4Fe-4S binding protein; its protein translation is MKHDPSRCMHCGACVNVCPSGALELEDTLLIGDGCRECLACAAVCPVDAMGCEDEV